Genomic window (Moraxella haemolytica):
ATTTGGTTTTTTGATACCCATCTTGATAAAACCATCAAAATAGCTACCCACCTACCTTTATTGACAGCCTTGTTGTGCGTCTGCATCGCTCATGCCAATCCTGATTACACAAGCCCCATGCGAGGCAAAATCTACAAGACCTCCAGCACCACCTTTACTGTTTCTGAATATGAGCTTGCTTTGGTGCAGGTTCTGTCCGAAATTTGTCCGCCCATGCTAAACAACAATCAGCGAGTTCGCTTTGCTCGTGCTTATAATCAGCAGTTGCGTTCATTCATGCCAACCTCCGCCAACCCAAATGATACTCTGCGTCACCTGCACACCCAGCGTGATTATCGAGCCGCCCTACAAAGCGTGCGTGCGTGGACCGCCAGCTATCCTGCCGCCCAAAACCGCAGGCTATGCCTACAGTTTGCAGAAGTAGAATTTTGATGCGATGATGGTTTAGTACTTACTTTTAAAAATCACACTTAAAAAAACAAGCCAGTCCATCTCACTCCCTTTTTACACCAATTCCTCTCTCAAAAATTACCCCTAATTTAAAAGTCAGCTTGGATTGACTTTTTTATTCCTCAAAATTTTGATAAGATGAACACATAGCCACCTATCAATGTTCACAACAAAATCGGAATCATAACCATGACCAATCACACCTTTAACCGCCAGTTTCCTCTTACTCGTCTACGCCGTCTGCGTGTTACAGACGGTATTCGTGAGATGGTACAAGAATCCCATCTTAAGCCCTGCCATCTCATCGCACCGCTATTTGTCATTGAAGGGCAAAATGAACGCCAACCAATCAAAAGTATGCCTAATGTTGAACGCTTATCAATTGACTTAACCATTGATTATGTCAAATCGCTATATCGTGAAGGCGTGCGTATGGTGGATATTTTCCCTGTAATCAACCCTTCGCTAAAAAGCCCAAATGGTGAAAATGCTTACCACCCAGACACCTTAGCTGTGCGTGCCATCAAGTCAATCAAGGATGCCTGCCCCAATATGATTGTCATGACCGATGTCGCTTTAGATCCTTATACCACACACGGTCAAGACGGTATTATTGATGAGACAGGTTATGTGATCAATGACATCACCACTGAAGCATTGGTTAAACAGACGCTTGCTCACGCTAATGCTGGGGCAGATGTCATTTCACCATCAGACATGATGGATGGACGCATTCGTGCCATGCGTGAAGCACTTGAAACTGACGGTCATCACAATATTGCCATCATGGCATATTCTGCCAAATACGCATCTGCCTACTACGGTCCATTCCGTGATGCGGTGGGCAGTGCCGGTAACCTAAAAGGTCATAAAAAACAATACCAAATGAATCCTGCTAACCGAGCCGAAGCCCTACACGAAGTCGCTCTAGATATCGCAGAAGGGGCCGATATGGTGATGGTAAAACCAGGACAACCTTATCTAGATGTTGTGCGTGAAGTTAAGGATAACTTTGGTGTGCCGACATTTGCTTATCAAGTCTCTGGCGAATACGCCATGCACATGGCTGCCATCCAAAACGGTTGGCTGACCGAAGCGGTAATTTTAGAAAGCCTGCTTGGGTTTAGAAGAGCGGGCTGTGATGGTATCTTATCTTACTTTTCACTCAAGGCGGCAAGAATGCTAAATGAATGAATACCACTTCCAATCAAGAAGATTTGCATTAAACACTCATTAATCAAGCCCTAGCACCGACCCCAAAATCATGTTAGAATAGAACAATTTTTCAGCCAAAGACTTTTGGTGCATTTTAACCAACAGGTCTTATTTTTCACTTGATGGTACTTCTTATGACACAAATTTCAACCCAACAAAAAACAGACGACACCGCCTTTGATAACGACATTGAAGCACAGCGTCAACAGTTTGAACAAAACGCCCTGCACTACCACGAATACCCAAGACCAGGTAAAATCTCTGTTACTCCCACCAAACAAATCGCCAACCAACGAGACCTAGCTCTTGCTTACTCGCCAGGGGTTGCCGTGCCTTGTCTTGAAATCGAAAAAGACCCAAAACTTGCCTCAAAGTACACCGCTCGTAGTAACTTAGTTGGCGTAATTACCAACGGTACTGCCGTACTTGGTTTGGGCAATATCGGTGCATTAGCATCCAAACCTGTCATGGAAGGTAAAGGCGTGCTATTTAAGAAGTTCGCTGGGATTGATGTCTTTGATATCGAAATTAACGAAACCGACCCCGATAAATTCATTGAGACAGTAGCAAGTCTTGAGCCAACCTTTGGTGGCATCAACCTAGAAGACATTAAAGCCCCAGAATGCTTTAAGATTGAGCGTGAACTGCGTAGCCGTATGAATATTCCAGTATTCCATGACGACCAACACGGCACCGCCATCATCTCAGCTGCCGCCCTACTAAATGCCCTACAGCTTAATGGCAAAAAAATCGAGGAAATCACACTGGTTTGC
Coding sequences:
- a CDS encoding MCR_0457 family protein, which translates into the protein MTNFDITNFDITHKATIFSIWFFDTHLDKTIKIATHLPLLTALLCVCIAHANPDYTSPMRGKIYKTSSTTFTVSEYELALVQVLSEICPPMLNNNQRVRFARAYNQQLRSFMPTSANPNDTLRHLHTQRDYRAALQSVRAWTASYPAAQNRRLCLQFAEVEF
- the hemB gene encoding porphobilinogen synthase, encoding MTNHTFNRQFPLTRLRRLRVTDGIREMVQESHLKPCHLIAPLFVIEGQNERQPIKSMPNVERLSIDLTIDYVKSLYREGVRMVDIFPVINPSLKSPNGENAYHPDTLAVRAIKSIKDACPNMIVMTDVALDPYTTHGQDGIIDETGYVINDITTEALVKQTLAHANAGADVISPSDMMDGRIRAMREALETDGHHNIAIMAYSAKYASAYYGPFRDAVGSAGNLKGHKKQYQMNPANRAEALHEVALDIAEGADMVMVKPGQPYLDVVREVKDNFGVPTFAYQVSGEYAMHMAAIQNGWLTEAVILESLLGFRRAGCDGILSYFSLKAARMLNE